From Macadamia integrifolia cultivar HAES 741 unplaced genomic scaffold, SCU_Mint_v3 scaffold2597, whole genome shotgun sequence, the proteins below share one genomic window:
- the LOC122066812 gene encoding putative wall-associated receptor kinase-like 16, with the protein MMDHLMLLRFLFFILLLWLAVVATSSTLPMAKPHCKDKCGNIHVPYPFGFGDKDCYRDESFQVSCNDTYKPPKLFLKLEDYEVQNLSLQGILRVLFYVIKDCYSNSGQLTDSFRLYMKKSFETFTFSDTQNKFMALGCDTKANIQSINKSYVDIQDSDHGFFQSGCSMMCNNISDVIINGSCTGVGCCETSIPKGFGYYDINLGSFDNHRKVHNFNPCSYAFLVDKNWFNLSVSDLLNFTKNVDEYGFSRVPVVLDWTVDNKTCEEAMKKKTTYACGNNSRCIESKNGIGYSCNCSQGYHGNPYLSDGCQDIDECKDRKDNTCSSIKYCFNLPGGYKCSCPPGYHGDAKKDGTGCIPATQKPYQVIQDTIGAGLGFLFLVVGILSVLCALQKRKDNKLKQKFFRQNGGFLLKQQLSSSEGPVEPAKIFTAEELKKASNNYAQSQILGRGGYGTVYKGVLPNHRNVAIKKSRKVDENQIEQFINEVVILSQINHRNVVKLLGCCLETEVPILVYEFVTNKTLFYHIHGEGCNSPISWDNRLRIAAETSEALAYLHSAATPPIIHRDIKSANILLDDNYTAKVSDFGASRLVPLDQAQISTLVQGTLGYLDPEYLRSSQLTEKSDVYSFGVVLVELLTGKKALNSDGYGRESNLAMHFVTSIEEGRVWEILDNQIVTEGCREKLQVVLELAERCLRLKGEERPTMKEVAMELQGLRRDQTHPWIAQNPEEVECLIGEPLVLPSHNTIEYNSLTNEALISLDGGR; encoded by the exons ATGATGGATCATCTTATGTTGCTTcggttcctcttcttcatcctgTTGTTATGGCTAGCGGTGGTCGCAACATCATCGACGTTGCCAATGGCAAAGCCTCACTGTAAGGATAAATGCGGTAACATCCATGTTCCCTACCCCTTTGGCTTCGGAGATAAAGATTGTTACAGAGATGAAAGTTTTCAGGTAAGCTGCAATGACACCTACAAGCCTCCAAAACTGTTCTTGAAATTGGAAGACTACGAAGTTCAAAATCTTTCATTGCAAGGCATACTGCGTGTATTGTTCTATGTAATTAAGGATTGCTACAGCAACTCGGGCCAATTGACTGATTCGTTTCGCCTTTATATGAAAAAGTCTTTCGAAACTTTCACGTTCTCTGACACACAGAACAAATTCATGGCTCTGGGTTGCGACACCAAAGCTAATATCCAGAGCATCAACAAATCTTACGTTGATATCCAGGACTCCGATCATGGGTTCTTCCAGAGTGGGTGTAGTATGATGTGCAATAACATATCTGATGTGATCATCAATGGTTCCTGCACGGGCGTCGGCTGTTGTGAGACCTCAATTCCAAAGGGTTTTGGTTACTATGATATAAATCTCGGGAGCTTTGACAATCATAGGAAGGTCCATAATTTCAATCCCTGCAGCTACGCTTTCCTCGTTGACAAGAACTGGTTCAACTTATCAGTCTCGGATCTCTTGAATTTTACCAAGAATGTAGATGAATATGGTTTTTCACGAGTCCCAGTCGTGTTAGACTGGACAGTAGATAATAAGACTTGTGAAGaagcaatgaaaaaaaagaCTACTTACGCATGCGGCAACAACAGCAGGTGCATAGAGTCCAAGAACGGTATTGGGTACAGCTGCAATTGTTCCCAAGGTTACCATGGGAACCCTTACCTTTCAGACGGATGCCAAG ACATAGATGAATGTAAAGATCGAAAAGATAATACCTGTAGTTCGATCAAGTACTGTTTCAATCTTCCAGGGGGTTACAAATGCTCTTGCCCACCTGGTTATCATGGAGACGCGAAAAAAGATGGAACTGGATGTATTCCTGCCACTCAAAAGCCATATCAGGTGATTCAGGACACAATAG GTGCTGGCTTGGGCTTCTTGTTTTTAGTTGTTGGTATCTTATCGGTGCTTTGCGCACTTCAAAAGAGAAAGGACAACAAACTCAAGCAGAAATTCTTCAGGCAAAATGGAGGTTTTTTGTTAAAGCAACAGCTATCTTCAAGTGAAGGACCAGTTGAACCTGCCAAAATCTTTACAGCAGAAGAACTAAAGAAAGCAAGTAACAACTATGCTCAGAGCCAGATCCTTGGTCGAGGAGGCTATGGTACGgtatacaaaggagttctaccAAATCATAGAAATGTTGCCAttaagaaatcaagaaaagttGATGAAAATCAGATCGAGCAATTCATAAATGAGGTGGTTATTCTCTCCCAAATTAACCATAGAAATGTTGTAAAGCTGCTTGGTTGTTGTTTAGAGACTGAGGTTCCTATATTAGTGTACGAATTTGTTACAAACAAAACCTTATTCTACCATATCCATGGTGAAGGATGCAATTCTCCAATTTCATGGGATAATCGCCTAAGAATAGCTGCGGAAACATCGGAGGCACTTGCTTATCTGCATTCTGCAGCAACACCACCTATCATTCACAGAGATATTAAGTCTGCAAACATACTCTTGGATGATAACTATACAGCAAAGGTATCAGACTTTGGTGCATCAAGGTTGGTTCCATTAGACCAAGCTCAAATTAGTACACTAGTGCAAGGAACATTGGGGTACTTGGACCCAGAGTACCTTCGATCAAGTCAACTCACAGAaaagagtgatgtttatagTTTTGGCGTAGTACTTGTGGAGCTATTGACTGGAAAGAAGGCACTCAATTCTGATGGATATGGAAGAGAGTCAAATCTAGCCATGCATTTTGTCACCTCAATCGAAGAAGGTAGGGTTTGGGAAATTCTAGATAATCAGATTGTGACTGAAGGGTGCAGAGAGAAACTTCAAGTAGTTCTAGAACTGGCAGAAAGATGTTTAAGAttaaaaggggaagaaaggcCTACAATGAAGGAAGTGGCAATGGAGTTACAAGGGTTGAGGAGGGATCAAACCCACCCTTGGATTGCGCAGAACCCCGAGGAGGTGGAATGTCTGATCGGTGAACCATTAGTCTTGCCTAGTCATAACACTATTGAGTATAATAGTTTGACTAATGAAGCGCTGATATCATTAGATGGTGGACGATAA